A window of Rufibacter sp. LB8 contains these coding sequences:
- a CDS encoding HNH endonuclease — MKKENNWTRDETIIAFNVYCKIQFKKSSKTNPTIIKYANIIGRSPSALNMKIGNFGRLDPELRSQGIVGLSNGGKLEETIWNEFHGNWDKLAYESELLIARFQNKAIEDTIDVETIEFPIGKEREAIIKQRVNQSFFRSTVLSSYNLKCCITELSITDFLVSSHIIPWSEDKKNRLNPRNGLCLNSIHDKAFDKGYITVTPDYKVMTSKYFNDFKTDKSVLDFFLKYEGLSINLPDKFLPSKEFLDYHYQNKFKK, encoded by the coding sequence ATGAAAAAAGAAAATAACTGGACAAGAGACGAAACAATAATCGCTTTCAACGTTTATTGTAAAATCCAATTTAAGAAAAGCAGCAAAACTAATCCAACTATAATTAAATATGCCAATATCATTGGCCGCTCTCCCTCCGCATTAAACATGAAAATTGGTAACTTTGGAAGATTAGACCCTGAATTAAGAAGCCAAGGAATAGTAGGATTATCTAATGGAGGCAAACTAGAAGAAACTATTTGGAATGAATTTCATGGTAATTGGGACAAGCTGGCATACGAAAGCGAATTACTGATTGCAAGATTTCAGAACAAGGCAATTGAAGACACAATAGATGTTGAAACAATTGAATTTCCTATTGGCAAAGAAAGAGAAGCAATAATCAAGCAAAGGGTAAACCAAAGCTTCTTTCGTTCAACAGTTTTATCATCATACAATTTAAAATGCTGCATCACAGAATTATCCATAACAGACTTTTTAGTTTCAAGCCATATTATTCCGTGGTCAGAAGATAAAAAGAATAGATTAAACCCACGCAATGGATTGTGTCTGAACTCAATTCACGATAAAGCGTTTGATAAAGGTTATATTACTGTCACCCCTGATTATAAAGTTATGACTTCAAAGTATTTTAATGATTTCAAAACTGACAAATCCGTTTTAGATTTCTTTTTAAAATACGAAGGCCTATCCATTAACCTACCCGACAAATTCCTTCCCTCAAAAGAATTTTTGGATTATCATTACCAAAATAAATTCAAAAAATAA
- a CDS encoding HpaII family restriction endonuclease: MVVVSGNEEILRIPISEFKLRAGFLLKKIRNTPGVFPVPEIEQFMKDINCLSLKASSSAKTDITIVVHDQRTGLQPSLGFSIKSQLGNPSTLLNAGETTNFIYKITGAAFSQKEIDDINSISTKSKIKDRISAITSKGGLFSFVKTQRTIFGNNLILIDSLLPQILASVLFHFYTSSHSNTADLVKITETQNPLDFDISDKHLFYSYKIKRFLTDIALGMMPSKVWTGQYDATGGYLIVKADGEIVCYHIYNKNEFEDYLFANTRLDTASSTRHDFGVIYKEAGEYYFKLNLQVRFK, encoded by the coding sequence ATTGTAGTAGTTTCAGGCAATGAAGAGATATTACGTATTCCAATTTCAGAATTTAAATTACGCGCAGGCTTTTTATTAAAGAAGATTAGAAATACCCCAGGCGTTTTTCCAGTGCCAGAAATAGAGCAATTTATGAAAGACATAAACTGTCTTTCATTAAAGGCAAGTTCTTCTGCTAAAACAGATATAACCATTGTGGTGCATGACCAAAGAACAGGACTTCAACCATCTTTAGGCTTCAGCATTAAATCTCAATTAGGCAATCCCTCCACCCTCTTAAACGCTGGTGAGACTACCAATTTTATATACAAGATAACTGGCGCAGCATTCAGCCAGAAGGAAATAGATGACATTAACAGCATTTCCACAAAAAGTAAGATTAAAGACCGCATTTCAGCAATTACTTCTAAGGGCGGTCTATTTTCATTTGTAAAAACCCAACGCACTATTTTCGGCAACAATCTTATTCTTATTGATAGTTTATTGCCTCAGATTCTTGCTAGCGTATTATTTCATTTTTATACATCAAGTCATTCAAACACAGCAGATTTAGTAAAGATAACTGAAACACAGAACCCGCTAGACTTTGATATTTCTGACAAACACCTGTTTTACAGTTACAAGATAAAGCGGTTTCTTACTGATATTGCCTTAGGCATGATGCCCTCTAAGGTCTGGACGGGTCAATATGATGCTACAGGTGGTTATTTAATTGTAAAGGCAGACGGCGAAATAGTATGCTACCATATTTACAACAAAAATGAGTTTGAGGACTATTTATTCGCAAATACAAGGCTTGACACGGCCAGCAGTACCCGCCACGACTTCGGCGTAATCTATAAAGAGGCTGGAGAATATTATTTTAAACTCAATCTGCAAGTGAGGTTTAAGTAA